tggagtctgcacttctataAGGGAAATTAGAAgaacagatttacatgaagcaattagagcggttcaaagttaaaggggctgagaaaagactttgaaGGAGGTGGTGGTTCGACCCGTCGCCTAGGCAatagtttgattccttcatggtgagttaggaatTGATAATAGATAGattgccaattatgacatgtctgaaatcaatgtactgaagactcggctaagtgggacattcaggacgaaggatcgggggctgcaaagatggttctcagcgttgagactgaaagaggagtaggctttggttatctcaggtagaataccttgggtaggtattgatcaaggaggtgatggaccatgtaaagccggagagcgttccctacgcgtctctccacaagttttcctcaggacatgtcctaaaacagatgaggaaaagcaggatatctcatgagccctATTCGAGTGCGATTGGCAGTGTATGCCCCGGTCTacattagaccggttatttcacaggctatcaatgttgtgagcaagtacctcgacaagcaatattgggtagtggtgagatggtaagaagactatgtctttccttttgagaagataggagcaaaggtggttaagcacgtggattTTGATCCGGCAGACACGCTAACCTAGATCGTtcttgtagagaagttcaagttctgtgcaacttctctgggcttgacgaTGACGGAAAAGAAagacgaagtgtgcacgagaagctatgatacgatacagagataagagaagagggcagCAAAATACACGATTGTAGATTagagacttggtggagattgttgtcagaattTTAAGTCTTCAATGGTTTGGGGCTGCTTGACTGGTTGAGAggctggctcgactggtcgagggtccactcgaccggtcgagtactactcgactcaaagtctagtgtgCTACTTATTTGGGTGTCCGGGGCACTCGATTGGTTGAGGGGatggcttgaccggtcgaggcctcggctcgactagtcaaggttacgcagattcttgcACGGATTTggtgcagactgcgtaaatttaagatggtttcacaagggtgcgaaagagaagttgtctaaactataaataggggtccctagggctattctaaagtgtTCTAAGGcctcctaaaggtattctaaaagGTTTTAGGGTCATCAAAGGGTGtatcaagggtgagattcgaggttgttcgaatcgggtaagtcctctctctttataatttatgctttcatagtggagatctatcgctttgtgcggtggttttttcccgtaagggttttccacgttaaatctttgtgtttcttATGTGTGCTTattgtcattggattgctatcctagatctagatctgtgtgatttcgcagcacaaatccccaacagttGGAGGGCGAATTTCCCGATGAATGAGAGATCAACTCTCTTTTCCACCGATTGCCTCACTTGAGGAATTTCGTTTGAGGGTAAGATGGTGTTATATttgccactaaccaattattaaaCGATCCTACAGTCGGTCGAACCCTATAAAAATATTTAAGATTGAGAACCTAAAAATGCTTAACCCTGAGATGACTCGTGAGTTTATATTCAAGAAAATTTGAGTGAGGGACTACagttatagagagggaaggtgttaggcacccatcTGCTCGTACAGATGCActgtctttacttcacaagatttgacGAGTTTATGAGGAATAAGACTAGTTCTCACGTGCAAAAAAATATAATACGACATAATGccatgatgattgattgattcGAAATTATGATGGGTATGATCCGATTATATTGGCAAGCAGTAGAGGATACGTTTAAAACGATCGAGTGCAAGGTGCAAAGTATGTAAAAATGTGATATGTGGAATGGTTGATGATGTATTGTTACTTGTGATAAAACAACGACTAACtagctaaggtttctggtggacaTGCTTCGATTATATTGATAAGCCTCAGAACATACGCTCGTTAGTCAAATACGAGAAACACAATGACTTCTTAGAGGTAGCAATGAGTTAGGAGCAAATAACAAAAGATCGTACATCCAGAATTATAAGCAGATTATATTTAATTGCACTATATAATAAAGATTATAGATCTCATTAGAATACGGCCACTGTGGAATCAAAGATTCACATGGAATTATAAGCGGCCACCACTTCTTAAAAGCCTGTAAAAACATAACTCGAAAAAGAGTTTCAGGCCCTTGCCACACACAATCAAATCTTTATAGCACAATGCTCATTATCCTTAGTTTTAGCTTATTAACTTAAACACTCCACTTTTGTCCAAAATGCTTAATTTAGTTTGGATCCATTATTTTCCAGTGCCAATATGAGATAAGATTACATTAAATATCTACGATCACCATCATCGGATCCTTAACCATCAAGTTCTTACTTGGTAGATCACCAATCGCATCTTGCTGACTTCACACCATGATCATCTTGTGACCCTctagttattttctaaggttGTTTTGCCAACAAAAGCAACCATGTAtatttatttccttttatgctaattgtattgttcatatattcaattaataaaatcAATGATTGTCCATCCATTATTGCATCATTAAGAAACCTGAAATCTATCACAAAAAACTTTAGATAAAGGCAAAAAGATTACATTTTAAAAAACTAACTCTCTCCTTCTAAAATCTTTCCATCATTGTAACAATTGGTGGTTGAACAATTAAATTAACTTTTATATATTTGATCTTAACCCGGCTAGTTTAGCACTTGAAATAACAAGCATTTAATCTATTCGAGTTGAATAGGAACCTAGCACATCCGGCACTTTTACAAGTCATACATGTTTAACCGAATTCTGGCCACATGATTGGATTGAATGACAACACTTTCTCTTTCGTTACATTGTAAAATTGCGCCAATCAAGTAATTAACTATAAAAACCACGGATCCTTAAGACGGACGGACGCCCCTCTAATTAAAAATGGTTGCAGGAACTTAACTGATGATAGCTGATAAGACGAGAGCTTTGCTAATCACACACCTGTTAGTTAAGGTACACGCCAACGTGATAGCGTGGCACATAGGTGTAAGTCCAcccatcaggttggtccgaccTTCGAACTGTTTTCTCAATAATAATTCTGGTTcgctcagcatgtgggcccaatactcgaaacaggtggatgggttaaaAACTTCATCCAAGTTTTTAAGGACCGTACGTTACTTTTGCAAACTGTTACCCAGATTGACCTGATATTCTTAGGCTCAGGCGTCCATTGTGGTGCGATTATGATGGATGGATGACGTATCGTGCCATGCGGGCACATGGATGGTGTGTCCATGAGCTTTACAGCACGCGTctgagcttagcaaagctcttaagATCATGACCCCAAATAATCCTTTGACCTTTGTTGACTGAcgctgattgcgtcctacccccgccatcTCCAGCTGAGAACGGGCAGGAGATTTGAGTGTCCATAGTGatgcatgggtcttatccacaccgtgcatccattttttcgtatcattttaggtcatgggccgaaaaatgaggcagatccaagataaagcggaccacaccacgggaagcagcggtgataatgattctcaccgttgaaaattttctagggcccaccgtgatgtttatttgccatccaacatattcataaagttacatagacctggatgaagagaaaacacaaacatcagctccatccaaaacttctgtggcccgaagaagttttcaacggtcagaGTTTAATCCCattatgtagtccacttgagccttggatatgcctcatttttttcctTATACTCTAAATTGATGCGAAAAAATTGAAGGACGGTatggataatacccatacatcacggtggccactcaaagctcatgcccgttcccagctggagatgggcgggggtaggacgcaatctgcgtcctttGTTGACTTACAAGACCCTCGCCACAAAATCCATGTGAGAATAAGCCAACAGAGGCAGATTTCCTTATCTTCTCGTATATAAAATTGGAGGCTACGAGCTCTCCGACATTGTTCCCTAAAGACTACCACACAAATATTCTCACATGCAGACACAGCCAAACGCGCCCGAAAACACAAACAACCCCCCCatactctctatttctctctgtacattctcattcaaactctctctctctctctcgttaggTAGCATCATGCAACCTTCTTGCTCGTCTACATGTATTTTACAGAAGTACTTCCCAGagcttcttcctctttcttctgaAGCAGAGGGAGATGTACTATGTACTGATATTTCAGTGTCCACTTTCTCTTCTGCGATCCTCCGATCGACCCATGTTCAGAAAAGTCGCGCTATCTTAATGCAAGACTTCTTTTCTAAGCTCCCGGGTGTCATCTTCAATGTTAAAGTCTTGAGAAGACGACTTCGATTCACCAATGTCGCTCAAGTGGCATTTCTGAGAAGGTGTTTGCATGGTGGAATCAAAGAGCAGGAAAAAGAAACAGAATGGAATTCTGATGAGGGAGTGGATTCTAAGGCAGGGAGTTCGAGGGGGTTGAATTCTTGGAATGACATGCCTAAGTTTCTCCTGGCCGGTGCGGTATCTACCATTGTTTCGAGGTGatcctccctctctcatttatgggtggcaatgggccgggtttGGGCTGGCCTGTCATGACCAAGCCTGAGATGGGCCAAAATTGATAAAATCTCTATCTCCCACTTCAATTCCTAATCTATtccttgatcaagtgggccacacctgcaaAACGAAATAGACAGAGGATACATTcaagatgcatgtgttgcctAACCAGGGATTAGAGTGGCATATTTGTAAGAATATAAAGTCTATTGGGTTGAGTCTGCCGAAAATGACTGGAGCCCAAACCCAGACTAAAAACTAGTTGTACGAGCCAACCTAATATGTCCGAGCCCGGTCTAAAGCTAGGTTGGCTAATCTGGCAGAGCACGCTGCCCAGCCCATAGCCACCCTTACTCTCTGTTATGTATGTTTCTCCAAACCTCTCACACCTGTTTCCTGACAGTGCGCATGAATCTGTCAGCACATGCATTTCCCCGGTGACCGAGTCATATTGGACTGCGGCCCACGAGAATGGTCACACTTTGAGAGGAATTGCATGATGCATTGCCCCCATCTTTGCACGCTATGGATGGATTTTAGTTCtcgcaagtgggacccatggtccggCTTATAAACTATAAACCGGACCATTGGCTTATGTGTCCTAGATTTGATTTGTGGCATGCAGCTGGATGGTAAGAAGAGAAATGTACATGAACCAAAtaaggcccgtttggataccacctaataaattattttttctatttacaaagtagataagtaactcatttgagattagtaaatttggtttatgattaattataagtagctttttatttgaagttacttaatcacttcggtggaaatcaagataagctacttaaggcgtAAGTAACTTAAGTACGGTATGATCCAAACGCCTCTTTAGTGAAAGATATCTGAGTAAACTAGTGTCCGTTAATCAGAGTTTAGGACGGTTCAACAGGTCTGATTTTCAGTTAATGACCTATTAACGGTGGGTCCCCTAATTTGGAGTCTGATTTTAATTAATATATGCCAGATTACAATTTTGGAGTGCCTGCTTATCAACGATGACgtcctgccagagtatcaaacaactccccGTGGGAGAACCGTTTGCTATGATGCGTAGCCACGTACATAAGGTCCGGTGTCCGGGGCACGCGGTCCGTACAAGCTGCGCCCATGGGTATCATCATCGAAACTGTTTGATCTTGCCTTCCAAACTTGCCACATGGCACACGTAtaagatccaagccgctcatcaggcTGGTCCCACGGTCTAAATGCGTTTTTATTACAAATAAGGCTGACGGTATGATCATTCCTCCACATGTGTACGAAAGAAATAGACGTTTGAGAGGAGAGGACCAGAAGCTATCATTCACCGTGCACGACCTGCCTGCCAAATGATCAGATCATCCGTACATAGGTATGAACGGCCTGAGAACAGATTGGATCCTGCACATGTGTCATACGATAGTGCATAATGATAGTATCAGCAAACCATCTGGTAACTGCGGTATTAAAACAAAATTTGAATCAAACAAACAAAAGATAAATGTAATAAAACACTAATAAAAACAcataaattttatataaaaagcCTTTGTAGTAAAAAAATCACAGCACTAAGCACCAATAAAAGTCACTATTAAATGATACTACAAGATATACGTTTACCTGCAACAAATGTGAAACTCTTCAAAAAAATTCTAACATTCCTTCAAAATTCTCTTAGAATATTTAAGCTCTCTTAATCATACTCTAATTCCTCATTGCATTCATATTTATACACTTAAAATATGAAACAATCGGTCCAATAATGCAAAATCGTACATGCCATCGATTAAAGCATTAATCAATTGATAATCACAGGTTCTCAAACATATTCAAAAGAGTTAAGAGAGGTTATAAATATTTTCTGAATTGTCTTAATCAGTTGACTCAATTGATCTATCAATTACGTTTAAAACTCTCTAGAGATTAATCTATATAATTCGGAGCTCACTCGATGAATCAATTAGCCTAATGAATCACTCGAGGCCATGCTTAATGTttaatgtacaaattgaagacattaaAACAACTCACATTTCCTAGTAGATTACAAGATCCTCCACCAGATTACAAGATCACAAGATCCTCCATCATGATCGGGTTTAAGTTCTCACAAATGAGGTCATGGTCTTGTAATCCAATGGACTAGAATTCTCTGCCCAAGTCTGTCGGGTCCACCATTCTGTGTATGTAAGATCCAATCGTCTGTCAGCTTGTATCCTCCATGTGAGGCGTTAAGGCCAAAAGTCAGCTGGATCCACAACTCTGATTGGCCACGCCACATGGAACAATGGGATGGGAAGCTAGCAATAGGTTTctgtgtggggccaccgtgatgtatatcttTAATCAAACCCGTTAAGTGTAATCACCGGGacgaagaaaagaataaaaatcaGCCTAATATAAAACTCAGGCAGGCCACGCCGTGCGAACATGGCTGTTTTAGAGCAATTTCAcattctcattggtgtggcccatatgagtttttatTCCGATCTTCTGTATATACTTCCAAAATGATGATTCCCGCctaatgtacggagtggattttaaatacacaacatggtggaccccacagagcttgggtgggTGTGAAGCATCTGTTACAGACGATCCCAGTCTGTAAATCCTACCATGGATGTACTGATTGCCAAGAATCTGCCACCGAACTTGAGACTTCATTCAGGCCGATGGAACTTCTCCGTGTCTCTCCTTAACCGTCCATTTCGAGGCCACAAACCTGTGGTGGAGATTTCAGTACAACATCCATCCACATTAGGGTGCAACAGAGCAAAGATAAACCATAATTCCTGAGCATCTAGGTGGACGGAAGAGATCTAATGTAAAAATCGTAATAAATGTACAGGACATGTGTGGCCCCTTTGGAGAGAATAAAGCTGGAGTGTATCATCCACGGATCAAAGCAATCGTGGATCGAGGCCGTCCAATGGATATGGGCGTCGGAAGGGGTGACCGGGTTCTGGAAGGGGAATGTGTTGAATCTCTTCCGCATGGTACCCTTCAAATCCATCAACTTCATCTGTTATGATATGTACTGCGATCGCCTCCTTCGAATCCGGCAAAACAAAGAAATCACCAACCGTGATAGACTCATTGGTGGCGGCATCTCTGGCATCACGGCTACCATACTCTGTCTACCTCTCGACACAGTAAGTTATCTTCTCCATCTTTGCCTTTTACATGTTTGGGAGAATGTGCATTTGAAAGATTTCAAATCCTACAATTGAGGAATTAATATCTTACATTGCAGATCCGAACGAGGCTGATTGCACAAGGGGGCCAAGCTCTTGGAGGTGTATCAGGTTGCTTCTTCCACATGATCCGCAACGAAGGCATTCTCTCTCTTTACAAAGGCCTCACCCCGGCGCTGATTAGCATGGGCCCTGGCAGTGCTGTCTTCTATACTGTCTACGACATTCTCAAAGTTTTTCATCTCTCCCACAACAACAACGACAACAGCAAGGGAAAGGAAGGTGAGTTGGGTATAGTGAGGGCATTGGTTTATGGTGCCATTGCCGGGGCGTGTGCCGAAACGGTTACATACCCTCTGGAAGTGATTCGAAGGCAGCTTCAGCTACAACGAACCACCAGGTTTGGTTTGTTTGCTGTGTTCgttaagatgagagagagagatggtgggcGATCCCTTTTTGCTGGTCTCGTCCCTAGCACGCTTCAGGTCGGACCCTCTTTTTCATCAGTGCCTACAACCAGAGGGAATTTGAAACTTCCtcaagattttctgattttacataCCATGCCTTAATTTTGGAAAGTCCAATCATGTGTTTTTCAAAATTCCtcaagattttctgattttacataCTATGCCTTGATTATGGAAAGTCCCATCATGTGTTTTTCAAAATTCCTCAAGATTTTTTGATTTTACGGACCATGCTCTTTTTCATCAGTGCCTACAACCAAAGGGAATTTCAAAATTcctagagattttctgattttacataCCATGCCTTGATTAAGGAAAGTCCATCACGTGTTTCTCCGACGTGTAATGACTAAAATGCCctcgtttattattattattattttctctagaaaGTACAGTCCGGCATTTGGGGCAAATGTGGCCTGTATATGATATTCAACAAATGCATTCAAGCATAATGATTAGACCAACAAAAATTTGTTAAATCCAATCACCAGGTGGGCCCTGTAATGCTCGACTTCACCACCTTCTAGAGAAagacattattattattttctctagaaaGTACAGTCCGGCATTTGGGGCAAATGTGGCCTGTATATGATATTCAACAAATGCATTCAAGCATAATGATTAGACCAACAAAAATTTGTTAAATCCAATCACCAGGTGGGCCCTGTAATGCTCGACTTCACCACCTTCTagagaaagacatggatgagggCATTTTGGTGCAATTGCATTGGTTAAGGTCATTCTTGTAAAATCACAAATCTTGAGAGATTTTGCAGTAAAATCCCTACAATCAATTATGATTTATTATCAGTTTTAGACATAATTTCTCTAGGCCAATCTGCTGGACTTTTGGGCCTTGCCCAACAAGAAACAAGCCTACTTACCAGGAATGGGTCTGAAAATCCAAGCCCACCAACTAGTTGTTGgcctgacctttgggcctattaAGAGAACCGTAAGCATGTATCTGGCTTGGGCCTGCGTTCATGTCTATCCTACTTGCAAGCCCTGTCCTGAACCCAGCCCATCAACAGCCCTAAGCATCCGTCCACTGTTTGATGGGGCCCATTTACAGCCGTGGTTGGGAGATTGGAGCTACCCATCTACTAGgcacaatgcagatgggccttgCTCTAGATAACGCAATGCGTGATCGACACTGTTAATTGGCGGCACGCAAACAGACTGTTGAGAATATAAATCATCAGCAGTATAGATTCAGAAGCATCAATTAACATTCAAGATGATCCATTCATGTAGATTTATGACAGCAGCTCCCAAAGAACAAGCGATTCCAATTGCACCAACCACGGCATGTGAGAGCCTCATCCCGTGATGACGTGGGAATAGCACAGATTGCCACTCATACAACACAAACTCGTAGCTATGGTTGAGCTCCCCATGGACATGATggccatcaccatcatcatcatgatcataatcATCATAATCCTCAttctcctcctcatcatcaataTCAATATCATTAATCATCAATATCAATATCATTACTAACAGTGATAGTTTGGAGAACAGGTATTGCCGTCTGCATCTCTGAGCTATCTCTTCTATGAAATGATGAAGTCGATTTTGAAAATCGGTTGATTTTGTTAAGAGAAACGATTACATACAATCAGTGTAAGTGAATGTGTCACGTATGTTGGATATCAGAACCGTGCAGTAGGTTGGAGACACCATGAATATCACTCGGTGCAAAAATCTGGCTGACCCACCCATTGGGAGGGCCATactgttgaaatcaatggacagcagATGGCCTGATGCAATATAAGGGTATGCCACTTTATGAGTGGATCAGCATAACTATTAGACCAGGTGATATTCACAGAGGGGCCCACCTTTCCTGCACATTTTACATgtatattttcaattttattttcttaattttcttatttttgtgaCAATGCAGTTTGACAAAGAAAAAGTGAGCATTTTAACCCGTCCTATACAATGGGTTGAAAgaatgatttttttcttcttctcatgAATATTATGTTTTTCATTGTTTGTATTgtaaaagttgtgaaaattgtcCATCAAAATGACACCTTCTCTTGAAAAGTTGTTCTTTTAATAAGCTACCCAAAAACATTTTCATGAAAATCCACTTAAAGAACAAACGATGTACATTAACAAGTCCTCTCAGAATTTTTGCTATTTTCCACATAGACTGATCTTCAAGAATTTTTCATATCCTTGTTTATATGTCAGCCTACTCTAAATTTCCCTCTGCGTAATCACCGACTTGGTATCTTTAGTTCCTTTATGTTGGTTGGGTtgggcattttttttaaaaaatcatggagAAAAGCTTTGGCACACTGGCAGAGTGTGGTGGATGACGcttaggcacttagaaattgcaagcaattcaaaaattcaaattaaaccgttcaaattataAGTATCGGTTTATATGTATCATGACAGGAATTTATGCTTATTTAATTACCTGACCATCAGATTAATGGACACTTATTGGACATTTGAAAGCGAAAGAATTCAATTGTGCAATtttctatattaaaaaaaaaatgtcaaccAATCAGAGATTAGGGTAGTTGAACCAAACAGGTTTTGGGACTGTTACTTGGTGACAACGCGCGGTTCAGTTGATTTAATTAGATTGATATATGCCATA
This region of Magnolia sinica isolate HGM2019 chromosome 1, MsV1, whole genome shotgun sequence genomic DNA includes:
- the LOC131217986 gene encoding probable mitochondrial adenine nucleotide transporter BTL3 isoform X1: MQPSCSSTCILQKYFPELLPLSSEAEGDVLCTDISVSTFSSAILRSTHVQKSRAILMQDFFSKLPGVIFNVKVLRRRLRFTNVAQVAFLRRCLHGGIKEQEKETEWNSDEGVDSKAGSSRGLNSWNDMPKFLLAGAVSTIVSRTCVAPLERIKLECIIHGSKQSWIEAVQWIWASEGVTGFWKGNVLNLFRMVPFKSINFICYDMYCDRLLRIRQNKEITNRDRLIGGGISGITATILCLPLDTIRTRLIAQGGQALGGVSGCFFHMIRNEGILSLYKGLTPALISMGPGSAVFYTVYDILKVFHLSHNNNDNSKGKEGELGIVRALVYGAIAGACAETVTYPLEVIRRQLQLQRTTRFGLFAVFVKMRERDGGRSLFAGLVPSTLQVLPSASLSYLFYEMMKSILKIG
- the LOC131217986 gene encoding probable mitochondrial adenine nucleotide transporter BTL3 isoform X2 — translated: MQPSCSSTCILQKYFPELLPLSSEAEGDVLCTDISVSTFSSAILRSTHVQKSRAILMQDFFSKLPGVIFNVKVLRRRLRFTNVAQVAFLRRCLHGGIKEQEKETEWNSDEGVDSKAGSSRGLNSWNDMPKFLLAGAVSTIVSRTCVAPLERIKLECIIHGSKQSWIEAVQWIWASEGVTGFWKGNVLNLFRMVPFKSINFICYDMYCDRLLRIRQNKEITNRDRLIGGGISGITATILCLPLDTIRTRLIAQGGQALGGVSGCFFHMIRNEGILSLYKGLTPALISMGPGSAVFYTVYDILKVFHLSHNNNDNSKGKEGELGIVRALVYGAIAGACAETVTYPLEVIRRQLQLQRTTRFGLFAVFVKMRERDGGRSLFAGLVPSTLQIYDSSSQRTSDSNCTNHGM